AAGTGATAAAAACCATTAAAAAATAACGATTTAATGTTTAAAAAAGCACTTAAATCTGAAATAGTTGCATAATGTTGCAACTTTTCAATTATTTTTGAAAGTTTTTTGATAAAATTTAAAAAATCAAAATTAAAAGAAAGACAAGGTAAAACAGACAATTAATGGCAAAAGTTGGGATCAAACTAACTGATAAAAAGAACAAAATCGGACTATTTGCTTCACTATCAATCATGATCGGATCAATGATTGGTGTGGGGATTTTTGTTAAAAACAAAGGGGTTTTTGAACAAACAGCCTTTAACCCTAATTTGGTAATTGCAGCTTGAGTATTAAGCTCAATCATCACTTTTTTAATCGCACTATCTTATATTGAAATCACCACAACTGGAAAATCTAAATTTGGGTTTGCTGGTTATTGTGAAACCGTTCTTGGTAAAAAAGCAGGACGGTTTTTAAAAATATCCCAATCACACTTTTATAACGGGATCATTGGGGTAGTATTATTTATTTATGCTGGTGAATTATTATTAAAGAGTATTGATTCAAACAATAGCATTGGATTATTAACTGACTTTAATCAAACTACCCCACGAGCTTCAATTGCGATGTCGATTGGTATTGGATTTGTGTTTTTTGTTTTGTTCTTTTTCATGAACTGACTATCATTAACACTATCTAAGGGATTCCAATCTTTAAGTGTATTCATTAAATTTGTTCCAATCATCATTATTACCATCATCGGGATTATTGCTGGTGCTAATAGTTATCAAGGATCATTATTTAATTCATATAATTCAACAATAACAACTAACGTTAAACAACCTGCAAGTATTGGTAATTCAATAACAATCATTTTAGGTATCTTGCCTTCGGTTCTTTTCTCGTTTGACTCATTTTTAAGCTTTACATCTGTTCAAGATAAGATGATTAAGCCTAAAAAATATGCAAACATCTTATTATCAATCGGGGTGATTACGGTTGCTGTTGCTTATTTATTGATTACTTTTGCCATGATCTTTCTAGGTAATGGTGATGCAACAAAAAGTATTAGTTCTAATCTATTAACAAAAGTATTTAACGTTGAACAAAACCAAGCCGAGAATATTGCTAACATATTCACAATCATCTTTAATATCTTCTTATTAGTATCAGTTCTAGGTGTGGCTAATGGGTTCATGATTGTTGCCATCTCAAACCACCAAGGATTAATTGAATCAGATCTAATCTTTGGATCAAAGATGCTTAAACGTTGATTTAATAAGAAGTTTGCTAACTTATCTGAACAAGATAAGTTCTACACCCAAAAAAGCGAATTACCAGGAATGATTTCATACCTGTTTGTATTCTGTTTATTTGGATTAATTATTATGACAATCAGCATTGCTCTTGGTAATGATCGGGTGGCTGATGGTGTTACGAACTTCCCAACATTATTCTTCTTTATTTTATATGCTCTAGTGCCGTTTGTTGTCTTCATTCGTCGTGTTAAAGTCTTTATCAAAGATAAAGATAAACGCCTAACAAGAGCTGAACAACAAGAATTAAAACAATTAAAAGCTACTAATAATTTAAATGAAGCACAACAAGCTAGATTAAAAGTTCTAACTGATAAAAATGAAGCATACTTAAATCTATTAAGATTTAGTAAAGAACATCAGAT
The Mycoplasma sp. E35C DNA segment above includes these coding regions:
- a CDS encoding amino acid permease, translating into MAKVGIKLTDKKNKIGLFASLSIMIGSMIGVGIFVKNKGVFEQTAFNPNLVIAAWVLSSIITFLIALSYIEITTTGKSKFGFAGYCETVLGKKAGRFLKISQSHFYNGIIGVVLFIYAGELLLKSIDSNNSIGLLTDFNQTTPRASIAMSIGIGFVFFVLFFFMNWLSLTLSKGFQSLSVFIKFVPIIIITIIGIIAGANSYQGSLFNSYNSTITTNVKQPASIGNSITIILGILPSVLFSFDSFLSFTSVQDKMIKPKKYANILLSIGVITVAVAYLLITFAMIFLGNGDATKSISSNLLTKVFNVEQNQAENIANIFTIIFNIFLLVSVLGVANGFMIVAISNHQGLIESDLIFGSKMLKRWFNKKFANLSEQDKFYTQKSELPGMISYLFVFCLFGLIIMTISIALGNDRVADGVTNFPTLFFFILYALVPFVVFIRRVKVFIKDKDKRLTRAEQQELKQLKATNNLNEAQQARLKVLTDKNEAYLNLLRFSKEHQISKFFSFITPIASISFFIIFAYQGIYAFLIDPIIESVNNSSKTFDAWGAFINSTDTIGGVGLPYYMLPIIYFGLLIIFFFIPWINSYLQKKYPNI